Proteins encoded in a region of the Gemmatimonadaceae bacterium genome:
- a CDS encoding cupin domain-containing protein: MIPPKVVLAEKLAQFSEHWSPRIVGELNGQQVKLAKLQGEFVWHHHEHEDELFLVLRGVLEMQFRGQSVMLREGEFLIVPRGVEHRPVAAQEVSLLLFEPAGTLNTGNAGGDRTVPHPERL; this comes from the coding sequence ATGATTCCTCCCAAGGTGGTTCTCGCCGAGAAGCTCGCGCAGTTCAGCGAGCACTGGAGCCCGCGCATCGTCGGCGAGCTCAACGGCCAGCAGGTGAAGCTCGCCAAGCTGCAGGGCGAGTTCGTCTGGCATCATCACGAGCACGAGGACGAACTCTTCCTCGTCTTGCGCGGCGTGCTCGAGATGCAGTTTCGCGGCCAGTCGGTGATGCTGCGCGAAGGCGAGTTTCTCATCGTGCCGCGCGGCGTCGAGCACCGTCCCGTGGCGGCCCAGGAAGTTTCGCTGCTGCTGTTCGAACCGGCCGGCACCCTGAACACCGGCAACGCCGGCGGTGATCGTACCGTACCTCATCCGGAGCGCCTCTAG
- a CDS encoding nucleotidyltransferase family protein, translating to MSLYKEHPFAAIVLAAGAGTRFGEPKVNAVLPDGRRFVDVVIEHCLTSGADPVVVVVPPDVTVPGGVRTVVNPRATDEQITSLRLGLAQLANTTAEGVLVWPVDHPFAHATSAMAVLDAARRTNAPIVVPVHEGRRGHPVWFSRESWRELMTVTDGGARAVVHAYGARVHEVPVDDPGVRRDIDAKSDLT from the coding sequence ATGAGCCTTTACAAGGAGCATCCCTTCGCCGCCATCGTACTGGCGGCCGGCGCCGGCACGCGCTTCGGTGAACCCAAGGTGAACGCCGTGCTCCCGGACGGCCGACGGTTTGTCGACGTCGTGATCGAGCACTGCCTGACGTCCGGCGCCGATCCGGTGGTGGTCGTCGTCCCGCCGGACGTCACCGTCCCGGGTGGCGTGCGGACGGTTGTGAATCCGCGCGCCACGGACGAGCAGATCACCAGCCTGCGGCTTGGCCTCGCGCAATTGGCCAATACCACGGCCGAAGGCGTCCTCGTCTGGCCCGTGGATCACCCGTTCGCGCACGCCACGAGCGCGATGGCGGTGCTGGACGCCGCGCGACGGACGAACGCGCCGATTGTGGTCCCCGTGCACGAAGGACGGCGCGGGCATCCCGTCTGGTTCTCCCGCGAGTCGTGGCGCGAGTTGATGACCGTGACCGATGGCGGCGCCCGCGCGGTGGTGCACGCCTACGGCGCGCGCGTGCATGAGGTCCCAGTCGACGATCCCGGCGTGCGGCGGGACATCGACGCCAAGTCAGATCTGACTTGA
- a CDS encoding YhbY family RNA-binding protein — protein MSLDTTRDDLEKGLTMTMTGKMRASLRAECNQLAATVHVGKEGVTPAVVQSLDDALRTRELVKVALNRTVNVSAKAAAHDLAEAVGAEVIQAIGKTATLYRQNPEIKGKKGDLPPWRR, from the coding sequence GTGTCCCTCGACACGACGCGCGACGACCTGGAGAAAGGGCTCACCATGACGATGACAGGCAAGATGCGCGCCTCGCTGCGCGCCGAGTGCAATCAGCTGGCGGCCACGGTGCACGTGGGCAAGGAAGGCGTCACGCCGGCCGTCGTGCAGTCCCTCGACGACGCGCTGCGCACGCGTGAACTGGTCAAGGTGGCGCTCAACCGCACCGTGAACGTGAGCGCGAAGGCCGCCGCCCACGACCTCGCGGAGGCGGTGGGCGCCGAGGTGATCCAGGCGATCGGCAAGACGGCGACCCTTTACCGGCAGAATCCGGAGATCAAGGGCAAGAAGGGAGACTTGCCGCCTTGGCGGCGGTAG
- a CDS encoding serine hydrolase domain-containing protein, whose product MKRLLLLALPAALGAQDLTATADRIFAQWNSTHMPGCAVGVARNGTPILARGYGMADLENGTPITAQTILESGSVAKQFTATAVLLLVGEGKLRLDDDVRKYVPELPAYGRTITIRHLLSHTSGLREWSNLVADQGYPRGTRVTTQADLVDIIVRQKALNYPVGDYYSYTNSGFALLPTIVERVSGMPFARFSNERVFRPAGMTDTQWRDDYTAIVPRRGLAYARRADGWHLEMPFENVHGPGGLLTTVGDWLKWNDALDKRVFGAVSDSLLSQATLTSGRKIPYAMGMINGTYRGTTEWAHSGSTAGYSTYLARYPRAGLSIAVMCNAAGASATSYVRQLADALIPDLAPPPAFDTTMADPNRVARLTGIYTDDRTHDVSELFLDRGALRVRGGAALRALRDGDFLMGAASRLRFITAADGTPTGARIFAPDGDTLSWTYAAPGRWLPTEAQLQAFVGAWYQPEIDVTWTIRYEKGALIVQLRPGTQFALIPAYIDGFEGGAYGTVWFSRDKKGAVNAMHLGAGRVWDLAFGRKTTEKQQRDNR is encoded by the coding sequence ATGAAGCGACTTCTCCTTCTCGCTCTCCCTGCCGCACTCGGCGCGCAGGATCTCACCGCCACGGCGGACCGGATCTTCGCCCAGTGGAACAGCACGCACATGCCCGGGTGTGCGGTCGGCGTGGCGCGCAACGGCACGCCCATTCTCGCCCGCGGTTATGGCATGGCCGATCTCGAGAACGGCACGCCCATCACGGCGCAGACCATTCTCGAAAGCGGATCCGTCGCCAAGCAGTTCACGGCCACCGCCGTGCTGCTCCTCGTCGGCGAGGGCAAGCTCCGGCTCGATGACGACGTCCGGAAATACGTCCCCGAGCTCCCCGCGTACGGGCGGACGATCACCATTCGCCACCTGTTGTCACACACGAGCGGCCTGCGCGAGTGGAGCAACCTGGTGGCCGACCAGGGCTATCCGCGCGGAACCCGGGTGACCACGCAGGCGGACCTCGTGGACATCATCGTCCGACAGAAGGCGCTGAACTATCCGGTTGGTGACTATTACTCGTACACGAACTCCGGCTTCGCGCTGCTCCCGACCATCGTCGAACGGGTGAGCGGCATGCCGTTCGCCCGGTTCAGCAACGAGCGGGTCTTCAGGCCGGCGGGGATGACCGACACCCAGTGGCGCGACGACTACACGGCCATCGTGCCGCGCCGCGGACTGGCCTATGCGCGCCGCGCGGACGGCTGGCATCTCGAGATGCCGTTCGAGAATGTCCACGGTCCGGGCGGCCTGCTGACGACGGTGGGCGACTGGCTCAAGTGGAACGACGCGCTCGACAAGCGCGTCTTCGGCGCGGTCAGCGATTCGCTGCTCAGCCAGGCCACGCTCACCAGCGGGCGGAAGATCCCGTACGCGATGGGGATGATCAACGGCACGTATCGTGGCACCACGGAATGGGCCCACAGCGGGAGCACGGCCGGTTACAGCACCTATCTCGCCCGCTATCCAAGGGCCGGGCTCTCGATTGCCGTGATGTGCAATGCCGCCGGCGCGTCGGCCACGTCCTACGTGCGCCAGCTTGCCGACGCGCTGATTCCCGACCTCGCACCGCCGCCAGCCTTCGACACCACGATGGCCGACCCCAACCGCGTCGCACGCCTCACCGGCATCTACACCGATGATCGCACGCACGACGTGTCCGAGCTCTTTCTCGATCGCGGTGCGCTCCGCGTGCGCGGCGGGGCCGCGCTGCGTGCGCTTCGCGACGGCGACTTCCTGATGGGCGCCGCGTCGCGCCTGCGCTTCATCACCGCCGCCGACGGCACGCCGACCGGCGCGCGCATCTTCGCCCCGGATGGCGACACCCTCAGCTGGACCTACGCCGCGCCCGGACGTTGGCTGCCCACCGAAGCGCAGCTGCAGGCCTTCGTCGGCGCGTGGTACCAGCCCGAAATCGATGTCACCTGGACGATCCGGTACGAGAAGGGCGCGCTGATCGTGCAGTTGCGGCCCGGCACGCAGTTCGCGCTCATCCCCGCGTATATCGATGGTTTTGAAGGCGGCGCGTACGGCACCGTCTGGTTCAGCCGCGACAAGAAGGGAGCGGTGAACGCGATGCATCTTGGCGCGGGGCGAGTGTGGGATTTGGCCTTCGGCAGAAAGACAACAGAGAAACAACAGAGAGACAACAGATAA
- a CDS encoding ChaN family lipoprotein encodes MLFAIQVPTQQPAQAPDSAISRHIASVSSYTPHRAYKSSKKRFTDFESVLAEVAKQDLVFLGEQHDDPGTHRLERAALEGIGRRHPQVVLSLEMFERDVQGQVDSYLAGKTDEAEFLKTARPWPKYMTDYRPLVEFAKAKGWPVVAANVPRRLASLVGRKGLKAVDSLSAADRSFIAAELVCPNDKYFDRFKESMGDMSGHGQSKISADSAAAMVTRFYEAQCVKDETMAEAIAAARTKYPAAVIVHVNGAFHSEYGQGTVNRVARRVPGVKIGLVEFVPVVDLDTADGKKLRKQADYLVFTLKPPPVPKAPAPTSIPAAPAKPPVND; translated from the coding sequence TTGCTTTTCGCCATTCAGGTGCCGACCCAGCAGCCTGCACAGGCGCCGGATTCCGCCATTTCGCGTCACATCGCCTCGGTCTCCTCGTACACGCCGCACCGCGCGTACAAATCCAGCAAGAAGCGCTTCACCGACTTCGAGTCAGTGCTCGCCGAGGTCGCGAAGCAGGACCTCGTCTTCCTCGGCGAACAGCACGACGACCCGGGAACCCACCGGCTCGAGCGTGCCGCGCTCGAGGGGATCGGCCGGCGCCATCCGCAGGTCGTTCTCTCGCTCGAAATGTTCGAACGAGACGTGCAGGGGCAGGTCGACAGCTACCTCGCGGGGAAGACGGACGAAGCCGAGTTCCTCAAGACGGCGCGTCCGTGGCCGAAGTACATGACGGATTACCGCCCGCTGGTTGAGTTTGCCAAGGCCAAGGGATGGCCGGTTGTCGCCGCCAATGTGCCGCGCCGCCTTGCATCGCTGGTGGGCCGGAAGGGACTCAAGGCCGTCGATTCGCTGTCCGCGGCGGATCGCAGCTTCATCGCCGCGGAGTTGGTCTGCCCCAACGACAAGTACTTCGACCGCTTCAAGGAATCGATGGGCGACATGAGCGGCCACGGCCAGTCGAAGATCTCCGCCGACTCTGCCGCCGCGATGGTCACGCGGTTCTACGAAGCCCAGTGCGTGAAGGACGAGACGATGGCCGAGGCCATCGCCGCGGCGCGCACCAAGTACCCTGCGGCCGTCATCGTGCACGTCAACGGGGCGTTCCACTCCGAGTACGGCCAGGGAACGGTCAACCGCGTGGCGCGGCGTGTCCCTGGCGTGAAGATCGGGCTCGTCGAGTTCGTCCCCGTGGTGGACCTCGACACCGCCGATGGCAAGAAGCTCCGCAAGCAGGCGGACTACCTTGTCTTCACGCTGAAGCCGCCGCCCGTGCCCAAGGCGCCGGCGCCGACATCCATTCCTGCCGCTCCGGCCAAGCCACCCGTCAACGACTGA
- a CDS encoding thioredoxin family protein: MKTSHDYFTDAATFDAMAAASPEYGPLWNAQRQRAVVPADLLARVEALGGTWRLLAISEDWCIDSQSLIPVVSALADAANNVELRLVSRDAVPELMDAHLTNGTSRSIPVVIVLDADAQERGWWGSRPQPLKERVAGEWKALEKAERNKEVRRWYAMDKGRTTLEEIVTLLERAAAAQPASVTAGV; the protein is encoded by the coding sequence ATGAAGACCTCCCACGACTACTTCACGGACGCGGCGACGTTTGACGCGATGGCGGCGGCCTCCCCGGAATACGGCCCCCTCTGGAACGCGCAGCGCCAGCGCGCCGTCGTTCCCGCCGACCTGCTCGCTCGCGTCGAAGCCCTCGGCGGCACGTGGCGCCTGCTCGCCATCTCCGAAGACTGGTGCATCGACTCGCAGAGCCTGATTCCCGTGGTCAGCGCGCTCGCCGACGCGGCGAACAACGTCGAACTGCGCCTGGTGAGCCGCGACGCGGTGCCGGAATTGATGGATGCGCACCTGACCAATGGCACCTCGCGTTCCATTCCGGTCGTGATCGTCCTCGATGCCGACGCTCAGGAGCGCGGTTGGTGGGGTTCGCGCCCACAGCCCCTGAAGGAGCGCGTGGCCGGCGAGTGGAAAGCACTCGAGAAGGCCGAACGCAACAAGGAAGTCCGCCGCTGGTACGCGATGGACAAGGGGCGCACGACCCTCGAGGAAATCGTCACCCTTCTCGAGCGCGCCGCCGCCGCTCAGCCGGCCAGCGTCACCGCCGGCGTGTAG
- a CDS encoding DPP IV N-terminal domain-containing protein has translation MRISGLRFTVSALLALAALPLLAQDRLKTMPGYDRYTLMAPKLVTAFKSGAVTAQWSDDGKTFDFMRNGKRMRFDVATRQVADAPSGGAITPGMRRAGGPARGRQSTEAWTADSSKKAFYRDRNLFLSYRDGSTERQLTTDGSEKERIKYGTASWVYGEELDQTTAMWWSPDGTKLAYYRFDEKPVKDYYLQTDQTTVQGSLMTEGYPKAGTANPVVDVIVYNERTEQTRRLEVRDGAPFTDAAVGHYVYGIEWTRDGGELLIHRTNRRQNVMELAACHPISGVCRTVVREEWLPSWTENHPALRWLNDGKRFIWESERNGFKNYYLYDVAGKLLATLTQHPFEVAGIVKVDEQAKVLWYYARSGDNYMKLQLHRVGLDGKGDTRLTDPAFNHTVSVSPDGKFFTDVAQTHAIAPVTTLRDAKGKPVAMIAESDISGLTAEGFKPVEMFTYTAADGATRHFGMINKPSNFDPAKKYPVLFSVYNGPATNGAREAYAPPSAMAEYGFIVVTLDTRSAAGVGKKALDAIYLKLGQTEIDDLAEAAKYLGTLPYVDARRIGIFGTSYGGFASAMAILRYPDLFAAASAQSAVTSWHHYDTIYTERYMYTPQENEAGYQKGSAMAYASKLKGRLMIYYGTADDNVHPNNAMQLIQALQRAGKSFEVQVGPDAGHSALNMQRMMEFFIQNLVLEAKAP, from the coding sequence ATGCGCATTTCCGGGCTCCGCTTCACGGTCTCCGCGTTGCTTGCCCTCGCGGCGCTCCCGCTCCTCGCCCAGGACCGGCTCAAGACGATGCCGGGGTACGATCGCTACACCCTGATGGCGCCGAAGCTCGTCACCGCCTTCAAGTCCGGCGCGGTGACCGCACAGTGGAGCGACGACGGCAAGACGTTTGACTTCATGCGCAACGGCAAGCGGATGCGCTTCGACGTGGCGACTCGGCAGGTGGCCGACGCGCCGTCGGGTGGCGCCATCACACCCGGCATGCGCCGAGCCGGGGGCCCGGCCCGCGGCCGCCAGTCCACTGAGGCATGGACGGCCGACTCGTCCAAGAAGGCCTTCTATCGCGACCGCAATCTCTTCCTTTCGTATCGCGACGGCTCCACCGAGCGGCAGTTGACCACGGACGGCAGCGAGAAGGAGCGCATCAAGTACGGCACCGCCAGCTGGGTCTACGGCGAGGAACTCGACCAGACCACCGCCATGTGGTGGTCGCCCGACGGGACGAAACTGGCGTACTACCGCTTCGATGAGAAGCCGGTGAAGGACTACTACCTGCAGACCGACCAGACGACGGTGCAGGGATCGCTGATGACGGAGGGATACCCGAAGGCGGGGACGGCCAATCCGGTCGTCGACGTGATCGTCTACAATGAACGCACCGAGCAGACGCGCCGCCTCGAGGTGCGTGACGGCGCGCCGTTCACCGACGCGGCCGTCGGTCACTACGTGTACGGCATCGAGTGGACCAGGGACGGCGGCGAACTGCTGATCCACCGGACCAATCGGCGGCAGAACGTCATGGAGCTCGCGGCCTGTCACCCGATCAGCGGCGTCTGCCGCACGGTCGTGCGCGAGGAGTGGCTCCCGAGCTGGACGGAGAACCATCCCGCGCTGCGCTGGCTCAACGACGGCAAGCGCTTCATCTGGGAGTCCGAGCGCAACGGCTTCAAGAACTACTATCTGTACGATGTCGCGGGGAAGCTGCTCGCCACGCTGACGCAGCATCCGTTTGAAGTCGCCGGCATCGTGAAGGTGGACGAGCAGGCGAAGGTGCTGTGGTACTACGCGCGCAGCGGCGACAACTACATGAAGCTGCAGCTCCACCGCGTGGGCCTCGACGGCAAGGGCGACACGCGCCTCACCGATCCAGCGTTCAACCACACGGTCAGCGTTTCGCCCGACGGCAAGTTCTTCACCGACGTCGCCCAGACGCACGCCATCGCGCCGGTCACGACGCTGCGGGATGCCAAGGGGAAGCCGGTGGCGATGATCGCCGAGAGCGATATCAGCGGCCTGACGGCGGAGGGCTTCAAGCCGGTCGAGATGTTCACGTACACGGCCGCCGACGGCGCCACCAGGCACTTCGGCATGATCAACAAGCCGTCGAACTTCGACCCGGCGAAGAAGTACCCGGTGCTCTTCTCCGTCTACAACGGTCCGGCCACCAACGGCGCGCGCGAGGCCTACGCGCCGCCGTCGGCGATGGCGGAGTACGGGTTCATCGTCGTGACGCTCGATACGCGCAGTGCGGCGGGCGTGGGCAAGAAGGCGCTCGATGCGATCTACCTGAAACTTGGCCAGACGGAGATCGACGATCTCGCCGAGGCCGCGAAGTACCTGGGCACCCTGCCGTACGTGGACGCCCGGCGCATTGGCATCTTCGGCACCTCATACGGCGGCTTCGCGTCGGCGATGGCGATCCTGCGCTACCCCGACCTATTCGCCGCCGCGTCGGCGCAGTCGGCAGTGACCAGCTGGCACCATTACGACACGATCTACACCGAGCGGTACATGTACACGCCGCAGGAAAACGAGGCCGGCTACCAGAAGGGGAGCGCGATGGCGTACGCGTCGAAGCTCAAGGGGCGGCTGATGATCTACTACGGCACCGCCGATGACAACGTGCACCCCAACAATGCCATGCAGCTCATCCAGGCGCTGCAGCGCGCCGGGAAGAGCTTCGAGGTGCAAGTGGGGCCGGACGCGGGGCACAGCGCGCTCAACATGCAGCGGATGATGGAGTTCTTCATCCAGAACCTGGTGCTCGAGGCGAAGGCGCCCTAG
- a CDS encoding M23 family metallopeptidase has translation MRPSPVLLALALFSAACAPALRPFGPLPPVRVPLEDLPEPPAESPPPAAPLALSDEEYLVARTLMVPVDGIRPEQVSDTYWQVRDGGARTHQAVDILAKRGTPVLSADSGTVLRLTRNTLGGITIYSIDSERRFVFYYAHLDRYADGLFEGKPIAQGEVIGYVGTTGNAPKNTPHLHFQVMRYVDARTWWNGPPLDPRPFLVQAGVRGGAVRSTAAMPQSK, from the coding sequence ATGCGTCCATCGCCCGTTCTCCTCGCGCTGGCCCTGTTCTCCGCCGCGTGCGCCCCCGCGCTGCGTCCGTTCGGGCCGTTGCCTCCGGTGCGGGTGCCGCTCGAGGACTTGCCGGAGCCACCGGCCGAGTCGCCGCCGCCGGCCGCCCCCCTCGCGCTGAGCGACGAGGAGTACCTGGTGGCGCGGACGCTGATGGTGCCGGTGGACGGCATCCGTCCCGAACAGGTGTCCGACACGTACTGGCAGGTCCGGGACGGCGGTGCGCGGACCCATCAAGCGGTGGACATTCTCGCCAAGCGGGGCACGCCCGTGTTGTCGGCCGACAGTGGCACGGTCCTGCGGCTGACCAGGAACACGCTGGGTGGCATCACCATCTACTCGATCGACAGCGAGCGGCGGTTCGTCTTCTACTATGCGCACCTCGATCGCTACGCCGACGGGCTCTTTGAAGGGAAGCCCATCGCGCAGGGCGAGGTGATCGGCTACGTTGGCACGACGGGCAATGCCCCCAAGAACACGCCGCACCTGCACTTTCAGGTGATGCGCTACGTGGATGCCCGCACCTGGTGGAATGGTCCGCCGCTGGATCCGCGCCCGTTCCTCGTGCAGGCGGGCGTCCGCGGTGGAGCGGTGCGATCAACGGCGGCCATGCCGCAATCGAAGTGA
- a CDS encoding FAD binding domain-containing protein, whose translation MHPFTVHQAASPDDAVRALSAPHAAPLGGGTDLVVAMKEGVMQPETLVDLRRLPGAREVQLNEDGSARIGCAVRLADLASHAGILERYAALAQAAASVGTPQLRTMGTIGGNLAQRPRCWYFRGGLPCFKNGGTDCLAETGENHFHALFTPGPCHAVHPSDPLVALTALEATVEVTGPSGTRTVSVQSLFDGAARRAQGETTLAIGEFIAAVLLPASAAHGTQFYEKLMQRGAWDFATVSLAAHRRADGGVRVALGGVSLEPYRINSSVEEDVATGGLDDDSIDALAERAMYDAKPLEHNGYKVWQAQALLRRALRQLDPRR comes from the coding sequence ATGCATCCCTTCACCGTCCATCAGGCTGCCTCTCCCGACGATGCCGTCCGGGCGCTCAGCGCGCCGCACGCGGCGCCGCTGGGCGGCGGCACTGATCTGGTGGTCGCGATGAAGGAAGGGGTGATGCAGCCGGAGACGCTGGTGGACCTGCGGCGCCTGCCGGGGGCGCGCGAGGTCCAGCTGAACGAGGACGGCTCCGCGCGCATCGGATGCGCGGTGCGATTGGCGGATCTCGCGTCGCACGCCGGCATCCTCGAGCGCTATGCCGCGCTCGCGCAGGCCGCAGCATCGGTGGGCACGCCGCAGCTGCGGACGATGGGCACGATTGGCGGGAACCTCGCGCAGCGTCCGCGCTGCTGGTATTTCCGCGGCGGTCTGCCCTGCTTCAAGAACGGCGGCACCGATTGCCTCGCCGAGACGGGCGAGAACCACTTTCATGCCCTCTTCACCCCGGGGCCGTGCCACGCGGTGCATCCGAGCGATCCACTGGTAGCGCTGACGGCGCTCGAGGCGACGGTCGAGGTGACCGGCCCGTCGGGGACCCGCACGGTGAGCGTGCAGTCGCTCTTCGACGGGGCGGCGCGCCGGGCACAGGGCGAGACCACGCTCGCCATCGGCGAGTTCATCGCCGCCGTGCTGCTCCCGGCCTCCGCGGCGCACGGCACGCAGTTCTACGAGAAGCTGATGCAGCGCGGCGCGTGGGATTTCGCCACGGTGTCGCTCGCCGCGCACCGGCGCGCCGATGGTGGCGTTCGCGTGGCCCTGGGCGGCGTCTCCCTCGAGCCGTATCGCATCAATTCGTCGGTCGAGGAGGATGTCGCGACGGGCGGGCTGGACGACGACAGCATTGACGCGCTGGCCGAGCGTGCGATGTACGATGCGAAGCCGCTCGAACACAACGGGTACAAGGTTTGGCAGGCACAGGCGCTGCTGCGGCGCGCGCTGCGGCAGCTGGACCCGAGGAGATGA